The DNA segment GTCCGCGACCAGTTTAGCGCCTTCAAAAGCAAACAAGAGTACAAGCAAGTTCTGTACCGCTTGTTGAAAGCTCTCTGTTCCAAGCTCTCTGTTCAATGGATGGCTGCCGAGCGATTCAAACCGCCACGGTTTAGGAAATCAGCCGTTTTGCTTGTTCGGCAATCTGCCGCAATGCTGTTTTACCGTACAGCCCACGGCCCAGGACTCGAATACCGATGAGTAACGAGAGCAAAGTTCGTGCCGTCGACCGGGCCGAGAGGGTGCTGGGAATATCACCACGCTGCTGCCCACGTTTGATCTGTTTTTCAAAGAACCTTGTTAGCTCCTGAAACGCATCCGCAACCACTTTCTGCACGTCTTCATCGGCGAGCGAATAATCGAGGGAGGTATTGACCAACAAGCATCCCTTCTTATCCAGATCGCTTAGGCTGTCATCGACAATCCCATCAAAAAGCGAAGCAATCGCCTCGCGGGGATCATCGATTGCGTCCACTTGGTCAAGCAGAATCTTGCGGTGTTCTTGGTCGTACTTCATCAGCGACCGCAAGAAGAGGTCCTCTTTTCCGTTAAACGCGTTGTAAAGACTCCCCCGTTTGATCCCGGTCGCAGCCGTGATATCGGAGATCGACGTCGCGTTATATCCCTTCTGCCAGAAAACCCGCATCGCCTGTTCGACCACATCCGATTCTTCAAACGATTTTTCCCAGGGCATCGATCCATTCCCATTGAACGCGGTTGACAGCTGCTCGAATAATACAAGTCTTGACCAATCAGTCAACACTTCGGTTCGGCCAGCGGCGGGAAGTCTCCGATCCCTCGCTGACGGGGCTGTCGATTTCGTCGAAAGCAACGAGAGATTGTTGGTTGTAGTCTTTCGCTCGGGACGTGCGATAAATAAGTTGCGAGTGTGGCAGGGAGAAAAAGCCCCATGCCAGCTTGCCTAGCAGGAAGCCAAGATTTGAAATTTGCTTAATAGAGTTCCGTTTCCGGGCTTGCCCCGGCGGGCTCACAACTGGCAGCTACTCTCTTGTACGATCGAAATGTGGTTCTCCGCCAGCCCCGAATCGCCTAGGCGATTCGGGGCTGGCGGAGAAGGAGCGAGGGGGGGGAGGCATTCAGGTAGCTGCCAGTTGTTGTACCGACCGGGACGCGCCCGGCGGAAACAAACGAGAGCAGCCTGAGCGGAAATCGTCAACTTATTTATCGCACGTCCCGCGCGAAAGTAGCTCCCAAAGGACGTTCTTTCACTTAGCGAAAGGCGGCAATCAATAACTCAGCTCCCTCCGTCCGACCGGAATTCATTGCGGCGGGCGTCCATTTGGTAAAAATGAGACTCGGTGTGACTTTCTCCCATATCCAAATTGGCCTGAGCAGTTCTATATTGCGCACTTAAATTCTTACGGGTACATTTTCACTTCGGAACGTGAATGAAACAAACCCTTCAGCTCCAAATTCAGACTCAGCCAAACGATAGCAGTTGCGGGCCAACTTGCTTGGCGGCGGTGTATCAATTTTGGAACGATCCAGTCGATTTGGATCAGCTGATTGGCTACTTTGGCGAATTGAGCGGCGGCGGGACCTTGGCGGTGCAGCTTGCCTGCCACGCTTTGCATCGCAACTATGACGCGAAGATCATTACGCACAACCTGCAAATCTTTGATCCAAGTTGGTTTTATGACCCACAGGGCCCTAGTCCCGAATGGTTGTCGGAAAAACTTCGACAGCAGTACGAACTAAAGAAAGAACGAGCCGACATCGATCGCGACCGATTGCGGGTCGCAACCGCGTCCTACTTGAAATTCCTTTCACTGGGAGGCCGGATCGCGATGCAGCCTGTCAGCGAAAGCTTGATCATGGCCATCTTGAAGCAGGGGACACCGATCCTCTGTGGCCTAAGCGCGACTTACCTCTATCAAGAAAGACGGGAACGATCCCAGGCGTCGAACGAACTCGGTGTTACCTCCGTTCCCGATGA comes from the Roseimaritima multifibrata genome and includes:
- a CDS encoding TetR/AcrR family transcriptional regulator, with translation MPWEKSFEESDVVEQAMRVFWQKGYNATSISDITAATGIKRGSLYNAFNGKEDLFLRSLMKYDQEHRKILLDQVDAIDDPREAIASLFDGIVDDSLSDLDKKGCLLVNTSLDYSLADEDVQKVVADAFQELTRFFEKQIKRGQQRGDIPSTLSARSTARTLLSLLIGIRVLGRGLYGKTALRQIAEQAKRLIS
- a CDS encoding cysteine peptidase family C39 domain-containing protein, with the protein product MKQTLQLQIQTQPNDSSCGPTCLAAVYQFWNDPVDLDQLIGYFGELSGGGTLAVQLACHALHRNYDAKIITHNLQIFDPSWFYDPQGPSPEWLSEKLRQQYELKKERADIDRDRLRVATASYLKFLSLGGRIAMQPVSESLIMAILKQGTPILCGLSATYLYQERRERSQASNELGVTSVPDDIGGDPTGHFVVLYGYDPETENVQIADPLHPNPIAPTNHYVAARSRVTAAILLGILTYDANLLTITPRDSAKRVPE